One window from the genome of Rhodobacteraceae bacterium S2214 encodes:
- a CDS encoding SIMPL domain-containing protein (The SIMPL domain is named for its presence in mouse protein SIMPL (signalling molecule that associates with mouse pelle-like kinase). Bacterial member BP26, from Brucella, was shown to assemble into a channel-like structure, while YggE from E. coli has been associated with resistance to oxidative stress.), translating to MRGLMYVVAAMLLVVGFSGHASAQERPLITVVGHGTVTAKPDILRIMIGVVAHADQASEAVREMSDDLSQVLAVMSDEGLPPADIQTSSLRLSERYSNNREYDEPPKVIGFTAQSNVTVIVRDLDRAGGILDRLVSEGANQISGLQFDVEDKAPLLEQARIAAVADAISKTALYADAANVKPGAIISISEASGGGGFERGQVMAMAEARSVPIAAGTLDVTAQITVVTAIE from the coding sequence ATGCGTGGATTGATGTATGTTGTGGCGGCAATGCTGCTGGTTGTTGGATTTTCGGGGCATGCGAGCGCCCAAGAACGCCCCCTGATCACGGTGGTGGGCCATGGAACAGTGACTGCAAAACCGGATATTTTGCGGATCATGATTGGTGTCGTCGCGCACGCGGATCAGGCCAGTGAAGCGGTTCGCGAAATGAGCGATGATTTGTCCCAAGTCCTGGCCGTGATGTCCGACGAAGGTCTGCCGCCCGCTGATATACAGACCAGCAGTCTGCGGTTGTCTGAACGGTACAGCAACAATCGCGAATACGACGAACCGCCAAAAGTGATCGGTTTTACCGCGCAATCCAACGTCACGGTCATTGTGCGCGATCTGGATCGGGCTGGGGGCATTCTGGATCGGTTGGTGTCTGAAGGTGCCAATCAGATCAGTGGCTTACAGTTCGATGTTGAAGATAAAGCGCCGTTGCTTGAACAAGCGCGGATTGCCGCGGTTGCTGATGCGATTTCCAAGACAGCGCTTTATGCCGACGCGGCGAACGTGAAGCCGGGTGCGATCATTTCGATCTCTGAGGCGTCCGGCGGTGGCGGGTTTGAGCGTGGTCAAGTTATGGCAATGGCCGAAGCGCGGAGCGTGCCGATTGCGGCTGGTACATTGGATGTCACTGCACAAATCACGGTCGTGACAGCCATCGAATAG